One Candidatus Binatia bacterium DNA window includes the following coding sequences:
- the acd gene encoding acyl-CoA dehydrogenase: MDFGLSQEQVLFRQTLRRFLEERCPTTRVRAIMESETGHDPDLWRELGELGLQGLAVPESRGGAGQELLDLALASEELGYACTPGPFLGSALASVALGAASDSFADLLSDIAAGRVLATVAFGEDGSEWDPEAWKTEVRRGRLSGEKPLVLYASEADVFVVGARDSEGPALWVALRSASGVRIDRLEGVDATRRVARVRFENTPAERIGGREAAERLLDAGSVLVAADAYGGARRCLDMTLRYVLEREQFGRPIGSFQAVKHQLADLATDLEPALSLWWYAAHAFDHIPEDASRHASLAKAHLSDLFDRTARTAVELHGGIGFTWEYDLHLWFRRAIFDRGFFGDAAFHRARVARLAGWSKRSA, translated from the coding sequence ATGGACTTCGGACTCTCCCAGGAGCAGGTCCTTTTCCGGCAAACGTTGCGCAGGTTTCTCGAGGAACGCTGCCCGACGACGCGCGTGCGCGCCATCATGGAGAGCGAAACGGGGCACGACCCCGACCTCTGGCGGGAGCTCGGAGAGCTCGGTCTCCAGGGGCTCGCCGTTCCGGAAAGCCGAGGCGGGGCCGGCCAGGAGCTCCTCGACCTCGCGCTCGCCTCCGAAGAGTTGGGGTACGCCTGTACCCCCGGCCCTTTTCTCGGTTCCGCACTCGCCAGCGTGGCTCTCGGGGCGGCTTCCGACTCGTTCGCCGATCTCCTGTCGGACATCGCCGCCGGTCGGGTCCTCGCCACCGTGGCCTTCGGGGAAGACGGAAGCGAGTGGGACCCGGAGGCCTGGAAGACCGAAGTCCGCCGAGGCCGGCTGAGTGGCGAGAAGCCCCTCGTGCTCTACGCTTCCGAAGCCGACGTCTTCGTCGTCGGAGCACGGGACTCCGAGGGCCCCGCACTCTGGGTCGCGCTGCGTTCGGCCTCCGGAGTTCGGATCGACCGGCTCGAGGGCGTCGACGCGACCCGACGCGTGGCTCGGGTCCGGTTCGAGAATACGCCGGCCGAGCGCATCGGGGGCCGGGAAGCGGCCGAGCGGCTTCTCGACGCCGGGTCGGTGCTCGTCGCGGCCGACGCCTACGGCGGGGCGCGGCGGTGCCTCGACATGACGCTTCGCTACGTGCTCGAGCGCGAGCAGTTCGGGCGGCCGATCGGTTCGTTCCAGGCTGTCAAGCACCAACTCGCCGATCTCGCGACGGACCTCGAGCCCGCGCTTTCCCTCTGGTGGTACGCCGCGCACGCGTTCGACCACATCCCCGAGGACGCTTCGCGGCACGCTTCCCTCGCCAAGGCCCACCTCTCGGATCTCTTCGACCGGACGGCCCGCACGGCCGTCGAGCTCCACGGCGGGATCGGCTTCACCTGGGAATACGACCTCCACCTCTGGTTCCGCAGGGCGATTTTCGACCGCGGGTTTTTCGGCGATGCGGCTTTCCACCGCGCGCGGGTCGCTCGCCTGGCCGGGTGGTCGAAACGCAGTGCTTGA
- a CDS encoding acyl-CoA dehydrogenase: protein MDLRYSAEYEAFREEVREFLRENWTEEDRAATAAIADERGAMLGAVHRTDERATAFRLRAIERGYLYRHIPKRYGGSEQPPDPLKATIVAEEFRRAKAPHEVVGQGPSMLVPTLLEHGTEEQKQRFIRDTILGKIVWCQGYSEPNAGSDLASLRTRAELDGDFWVVTGHKIWTSDAHRADWMFCLVRTEPDKPRHEGITYLLVDMKSPGITVRPLREMTGSATFNEVFLDHVRVPVANTVGKRGQGWIVSRSTLKHERALIGGSFMNRRIFDGLVAIAAVTTLRGRPAIEDPGIQERLAELEGWLRASECHEYRLLTMSARGEEPGLASMVTKLYGTQLNYRLTKLAMDILGDRGLLAPGEKAAPAEGMFVTAYMWSLGLLIAGGTANIQRNIVAERGLGLPRDPATMRS from the coding sequence ATGGATCTGCGTTACAGCGCCGAGTACGAGGCCTTCCGGGAGGAGGTTCGGGAGTTTCTCCGGGAAAACTGGACGGAGGAAGACCGCGCCGCGACGGCGGCCATCGCGGACGAGCGTGGCGCCATGCTCGGGGCGGTCCACCGCACGGACGAGCGGGCGACGGCGTTTCGGCTTCGCGCGATCGAGCGCGGCTATCTCTACCGCCACATCCCGAAGCGGTACGGGGGCAGCGAACAGCCGCCCGATCCCCTGAAGGCCACGATCGTCGCGGAAGAGTTTCGCCGGGCCAAGGCTCCCCACGAGGTCGTGGGACAGGGGCCGAGCATGCTCGTCCCCACGCTTCTCGAGCACGGAACGGAGGAACAGAAGCAGAGGTTCATCCGGGACACGATCCTCGGCAAGATCGTCTGGTGCCAGGGTTACAGCGAGCCCAACGCGGGCAGCGACCTGGCTTCGCTCAGGACCCGGGCGGAACTCGACGGGGACTTCTGGGTCGTGACGGGGCACAAGATCTGGACTTCCGACGCCCACCGCGCGGACTGGATGTTCTGTCTCGTCCGCACGGAGCCCGACAAACCCAGGCACGAAGGCATCACGTACCTCCTCGTCGACATGAAATCCCCGGGCATCACCGTCCGACCGCTCCGAGAAATGACCGGCAGCGCCACGTTCAACGAGGTCTTCCTCGACCACGTTCGCGTTCCGGTCGCCAACACCGTCGGGAAACGGGGCCAGGGATGGATCGTGAGCCGGTCCACGCTGAAACACGAGCGCGCGCTGATCGGCGGGTCTTTCATGAACCGCAGGATCTTCGACGGCCTCGTGGCGATCGCCGCGGTGACCACGCTGCGAGGGCGGCCCGCCATCGAGGACCCCGGTATCCAGGAGCGGCTCGCCGAGCTCGAAGGCTGGTTACGGGCGAGCGAGTGTCACGAGTACCGGCTTCTCACGATGAGCGCTCGCGGAGAGGAGCCGGGTCTCGCGTCCATGGTCACGAAACTCTACGGAACCCAGCTCAACTACCGGCTCACGAAGCTGGCCATGGACATCCTCGGCGATCGAGGTCTCCTCGCACCGGGCGAGAAGGCGGCGCCGGCCGAAGGGATGTTCGTGACGGCTTACATGTGGTCGCTCGGACTGTTGATCGCCGGGGGCACGGCCAACATCCAGCGGAACATCGTCGCCGAAAGGGGACTCGGCCTTCCGAGAGACCCGGCCACGATGCGATCCTAG